The following are from one region of the Nicotiana tabacum cultivar K326 chromosome 3, ASM71507v2, whole genome shotgun sequence genome:
- the LOC107765951 gene encoding putative carboxylesterase 17, producing MVAAISYDPRQNLNVRKDHLQQHGVVVLEEIDGLIKVYNNGHIERPQIVPNVPHYSLPQELSVTAKDVILHNPTNLWSRIYLPNTLIPATKLPLLVYFHGGGFCVGSVAWKCYHDFLANLASKIGCVIMSVNYRLAPENRLPAAYDDGVHAITWLKNQALANSKEQNWWSSKCNFSNLFLSGDSAGANIAYHVATRLNSYNLKPLSLKGLILIQPFFGGESRTHSEKYSIQPPYSALNLSASDTYWRLALPIGSNRDHPWCKPRLSNNLRLPSTLVCISETDLLKDRNLELCSALADAGIKVEKQVYKGVGHAFQILHNSPLSQPRTHDMMSHLKNFIHDL from the coding sequence ATGGTGGCTGCTATTTCTTATGATCCAAGGCAAAATCTCAACGTAAGAAAAGACCATCTTCAACAACATGGAGTAGTTGTACTCGAAGAAATTGATGGTCTtataaaagtttacaacaatGGCCACATCGAAAGACCACAAATTGTCCCAAATGTCCCACATTATTCTCTGCCTCAAGAACTCAGCGTCACAGCCAAAGATGTCATTTTACACAATCCAACCAATTTATGGTCGCGAATTTACCTTCCCAATACCTTAATCCCTGCTACAAAACtgcctttacttgtttattttcatGGAGGTGGTTTCTGTGTAGGCTCTGTTGCATGGAAATGTTACCATGATTTCTTAGCAAATCTTGCTTCAAAAATTGGCTGTGTAATTATGTCAGTTAATTATCGTTTAGCACCAGAAAATCGTCTTCCTGCTGCTTATGACGATGGAGTCCACGCTATAACGTGGCTAAAAAATCAAGCACTAGCCAATTCTAAAGAACAAAATTGGTGGTCAAGCAAATGCAATTTTTCCAACTTGTTCCTTAGCGGTGACAGTGCTGGTGCTAATATTGCTTATCACGTTGCCACTAGGCTCAATTCATATAATCTCAAGCCATTATCTCTCAAAGGACTTATCTTAATCCAACCATTTTTTGGAGGCGAATCGCGTACTCACTCTGAGAAATATTCAATTCAGCCTCCATACTCAGCACTGAATTTATCCGCATCGGATACTTACTGGCGACTCGCTTTGCCAATAGGTTCTAATCGTGACCATCCGTGGTGTAAGCCAAGATTGAGCAATAATCTGAGACTGCCGTCTACATTGGTTTGTATTTCGGAGACGGATTTACTCAAAGATaggaatttggagttgtgtaGTGCCTTGGCAGATGCTGGAATTAAAGTGGAAAAGCAGGTTTACAAAGGTGTAGGCCATGCATTTCAGATTCTGCATAATTCTCCACTTTCTCAGCCAAGAACTCATGATATGATGTCTCATCTCAAGAATTTTATCCATGATCTTTAA